The proteins below are encoded in one region of Plutella xylostella chromosome 13, ilPluXylo3.1, whole genome shotgun sequence:
- the LOC105385233 gene encoding uncharacterized protein LOC105385233 isoform X2, producing MEKEMDSDSKVFSSDIQRGKEDTANNLYELIKLVPATPSTITISDDLDSCNFKPVTGKFFEPKKRIRGSKVKTVRDIRIAYERDVNDYLTDDLIKQESFLLKRIRYGSSRLDNTIKIATNLLHGDQPISRSAWQMLANMNPDKNNNAVQFVLWNGQKIRVTGSKGGERKFLCSYDLGKRKCSNHKTIMKAKKMRLSLLKKSLATNFKPGPLSRKKQLDCSYQKKNIGFTKTVKLPKIGLDVEPMLGVSVEPTIANILNTIRDDEAGNLTATWASFSLSTLGSFKNKELIQINCEPITFDLNFKNNQNQILMRCDVENRAECIGSPVYDQPYHVVEERNVCKIVNDIVGDMLRSVEISLSENELYAKDEEESQNHSEDQAFLKFDLSKDKPKKKRSELDKLDVTVIRVSELTESENVDKFCKKSYCQMGCVCLSLLGQHCIKNHCGRADCMFKCSCDFSKYNPLTSLDGNATDLIPGLLNLDSKINSGLAKEEKKFHQTVVVTEQRSILLKSQRRNSKTPKRYAEYFDSVDKKSIDMKKILTVSALRLDCKNVEVWCMIHNLYNCFCKGRFIESIKPDPVSLKETDTLEKVTREKYISKEGSYDSVDELDVSSVDSNDTKYNKDYDERLNTRNKVSHSQEYKWKSSCARIRKFGGKRFVDAYYTEMNKKVKLMEENDQSLHQKMMIHFKAALNKSSNDTSGDVQEISSEPDEPTPAKQAPRMKFTCDTAKHFPNKTKLIGWLEANYKHYKQRIESGNKNIPLEAPKPGKISLYPWEVILERYRMKKNYFVVTMEEPHRIFMAVDLSHPFFNNCININSIPFEDLKKYPMTVSNILHDVDEMKDNFYILCGLPACWELIGSVTKLKEKNDLNQSDSSLNSEVMSSNEVDSPKEETEKTKNEPNSESSSECKWFAMIVEYDFTEIQFQERGFFVKYDNIIKAINVAQVTGKTVRLSSQKKTSEEEYPQFGIYAIPYSNDKRVYIGPYEVDDQLGIEIVERNSSQPMRYSRGVWIYKEKTENSNIIDDPLVCMPDIDNGPIVYLSKNNAPLKKVCPPPAEKEVKNEDKTEQPAPPLAPLSTTVKVLKPIKINKTNGFYRLQSNSSLLKSPIKRVTIMNTAAHMQSPAIIMPTPIIQDTFSLVEPTAVGKVGIPRLTKIKPVAEIAPQQKSAATVSKKATAPRGMLILRPEEINNRLSRSLSNSEVKVEEPAPQPENAMDMDIENFLATSDVCPAPHVLVVSDDEEPAPRPPRDVYIQCLNVPNLGWIKGKKDNEDKLSFEFPGFKYTNYYEEEEAFAKINQVMSRKVYIVKNLVLNWQVVESVKDLLTKDMLKTENLGSDFVLTGSGLRHKRDLLKGGPFKAPAPANKPTPMDVDTDDV from the exons ATG GAGAAAGAAATGGATTCCGATTCGAAAGTTTTTTCATCTGATATACAAAGAGGTAAAGAAGACACAGCAAATAATCTATACGAATTGATCAAATTAGTTCCAGCAACACCGTCAACGATAACGATCTCAGATGATCTTGACTCTTGTAATTTTAAACCTGTAACTGGTAAGTTTTTTGAGCCCAAAAAAAGAATTAGAGGAAGTAAAGTTAAAACTGTTAGAGATATTCGTATTGCTTACGAGAGAGACGTAAATGATTACTTGACtgatgatttaattaaacaagaaTCATTTTTACTCAAAAGAATACGATATGGATCATCAAGGCTAGATAACACAATAAAGATTGCAACCAATTTACTGCACGGAGATCAACCTATATCTCGATCAGCATGGCAAATGTTGGCAAACATGAATCCCGACAAGAACAATAATGCAGTTCAGTTTGTTCTATGGAACGGTCAAAAAATTCGTGTAACTGGAAGCAAAGGTGGCGAAAGAAAGTTTCTCTGTAGCTATGACTTGGGCAAAAGAAAATGTTCAAACCACAAAACAATAATGAAAGCAAAAAAAATGCGGCTAAGTTTGCTGAAAAAATCACTAGCAACTAACTTTAAACCGGGTCCCTTATCAAGAAAAAAACAGTTGGATTGTTCCTACCAGAAAAAGAATATCGGTTTCACTAAGACTGTAAAATTACCAAAGATCGGCCTTGATGTAGAGCCGATGTTAGGGGTGTCCGTAGAGCCTACTATTGCAAACATTTTAAACACTATTCGAGATGATGAAGCCGGAAACCTGACTGCAACGTGGGCCTCGTTTTCCTTATCAACTCTTggaagttttaaaaataaggaacttattcaaataaattgcGAACCAATTACTTTTgacttaaattttaaaaacaatcagAATCaaattttgatgcgctgtgaTGTAGAAAATAGAGCAGAGTGCATTGGTTCCCCAGTATACGATCAACCGTACCATGTAGTTGAAGAACGTAACGTTTGCAAAATAGTTAATGATATAGTTGGGGATATGTTAAGATCAGTTGAAATAAGTTTATCTGAAAATGAATTGTACGCTAAAGACGAGGAAGAGAGTCAGAATCATTCTGAAGATCAAGCATTTCTAAAATTCGATCTGTCGAAAGATAAACCAAAGAAAAAAAGGAGTGAATTAGATAAACTTGATGTTACAGTTATAAGAGTTTCCGAGCTCACTGAAAGTGAGAATGTTGAtaagttttgtaaaaaatctTATTGCCAAATGGGTTGTGTTTGTTTATCACTACTTGGCCAACATTGCATAAAAAACCATTGCGGTCGGGCTGATTGCATGTTTAAGTGTAGTTGTGACTTTTCTAAATACAATCCATTAACTAGTTTAGATGGAAATGCTACGGATCTGATCCCGGGTTTGTTGAACCTAGACAGTAAAATAAATTCCGGTCTGGCCAAAGAAGAAAAGAAATTTCATCAGACTGTTGTGGTTACAGAACAAAGAAGTATTTTACTGAAATCTCAAAGAAGAAATTCTAAAACACCTAAGAGATATGCTGAATATTTCGATTCCGTTGATAAAAAAAGCATtgatatgaaaaaaatattgactgTGTCCGCTTTAAGATTAGATTGCAAAAACGTTGAAGTTTGGTGCATGATTCATAATCTTTACAATTGTTTTTGCAAGGGTAGATTTATTGAAAGTATAAAACCAGATCCAGTGAGCTTGAAAGAGACAGATACTTTAGAAAAAGTTACCAGAGAGAAGTATATCTCTAAGGAGGGATCCTATGATTCTGTTGATGAATTAGATGTAAGTTCGGTGGATAGTAATGACacaaaatataacaaagaTTATGATGAGAGACTGAATACTAGAAACAAAGTATCACATTCACAGGAATACAAATGGAAATCTTCATGCGCAAGAATAAGAAAATTTGGTGGCAAACGCTTTGTTGACGCATACTACActgaaatgaataaaaaagtaaagCTTATGGAAGAAAATGACCAAAGTCTTCATCAAAAGATGATGATCCATTTCAAAGCTGCATTAAATAAAAGTTCTAATGATACGTCTGGAGATGTACAAGAAATAAGCAGTGAACCTGATGAGCCAACGCCAGCAAAGCAAGCTCCTCGTATGAAATTCACGTGTGATACCGCAAAGCATTTCCCGAACAAAACAAAGCTGATTGGATGGCTGGAAGCAAATTACAAACATTATAAACAACGAATAGAAAGTGGAAATAAGAACATACCCTTAGAAGCACCTAAACCAGGAAAAATTTCACTGTACCCTTGGGAAGTTATTTTAGAAAGATATAGGATGAAAAAGAATTACTTTGTGGTGACAATGGAAGAACCGCATCGAATTTTTATGGCTGTAGACTTATCTCATCCATTTTTTAACAACTGCATTAACATCAATTCGATTCCATTTGAGGATCTTAAAAAGTACCCTATGacagtttcaaatattttacacgACGTAGATGAAATGAAAGATAACTTCTACATTTTATGTGGATTGCCTGCATGTTGGGAACTGATCGGATCTGTGACAAAATTAAAAGAGAAAAATGATTTGAATCAATCTGACAGTAGTTTAAACAGTGAAGTAATGAGTTCCAACGAAGTGGACAGTCCTAAAGAGGAAActgaaaaaactaaaaatgagCCGAATTCGGAGTCTTCTAGCGAATGCAAGTGGTTCGCGATGATTGTGGAATATGATTTCACTGAAATACAGTTTCAAGAACGTGGTTTCTTTGTTAAATATGATAATATCATAAAAGCTATTAATGTTGCTCAAGTGACTGGGAAGACAGTAAGACTTTCATCACAAAAGAAGACTTCAGAAGAAGAATACCCGCAATTTGGAATCTATGCAATTCCATATTCCAATGACAAGCGTGTATACATAGGTCCATATGAAGTAGATGACCAATTAGGTATTGAAATTGTTGAAAGAAACTCCAGTCAACCAATGAGATATTCTAGGGGAGTCTGGATATACAAagaaaaaactgaaaattcAAACATTATAGATGATCCTTTAGTTTGCATGCCGGATATAGATAATGGCCCAATAGTCTATTTGAGCAAAAATAATGCacctttaaaaaaagtatgtCCACCTCCGGCTGAAAAAGAAGTGAAAAATGAGGATAAAACTGAACAACCGGCTCCACCATTAGCACCCCTCTCCACAACAGTTAAAGTTCTGAAGCCAAtcaaaattaacaaaacaaatgGGTTCTATCGATTACAGTCGAACTCTTCGTTGCTCAAATCACCAATTAAAAGAGTTACTATCATGAATACGGCGGCGCACATGCAGTCTCCAGCAATCATCATGCCTACCCCTATAATACAAGACACGTTTTCACTAGTGGAACCCACGGCAGTGGGAAAGGTTGGCATACCGAGGCTGacgaaaataaaaccagttgcaGAAATTGCTCCTCAACAGAAATCCGCTGCGACGGTCTCAAAGAAAGCAACAGCGCCGAGAGGAATGCTGATATTAAGGCCGGAGGAAATAAACAACAGGCTGAGCCGGTCGCTGTCGAACTCGGAGGTGAAAGTGGAGGAGCCAGCGCCGCAGCCGGAGAACGCAATGGACATGGATATAGAGAACTTCCTGGCCACGTCGGACGTGTGCCCGGCGCCTCACGTGCTGGTGGTGTCGGACGACGAggagcccgcgccgcgcccgccgcgcgaCGTCTACATCCAGTGCCTCAACGTGCCCAACCTCGGCTGGATCAAGGGCAAGAAGGACAACGAAGACAAACTGAGCTTCGAGTTCCCCGGATTTAAATACACCAATTATTACGAGGAGGAAGAGGCGTTCGCTAAAATCAAcca GGTTATGTCCAGAAAAGTATACATAGTGAAAAACCTGGTACTGAACTGGCAAGTGGTGGAAAGTGTGAAAGATCTGCTCACCAAAGACATGTTGAAGACTGAAAATCTCGGGTCAGATTTT GTGCTGACGGGCTCCGGCCTCCGACACAAGCGGGACTTGCTGAAGGGAGGCCCCTTTAAGGCTCCCGCGCCGGCCAACAAACCCACTCCCATGGATGTCGACACCGACGATGTCTGA
- the LOC105385233 gene encoding uncharacterized protein LOC105385233 isoform X3, whose amino-acid sequence MDSDSKVFSSDIQRGKEDTANNLYELIKLVPATPSTITISDDLDSCNFKPVTGKFFEPKKRIRGSKVKTVRDIRIAYERDVNDYLTDDLIKQESFLLKRIRYGSSRLDNTIKIATNLLHGDQPISRSAWQMLANMNPDKNNNAVQFVLWNGQKIRVTGSKGGERKFLCSYDLGKRKCSNHKTIMKAKKMRLSLLKKSLATNFKPGPLSRKKQLDCSYQKKNIGFTKTVKLPKIGLDVEPMLGVSVEPTIANILNTIRDDEAGNLTATWASFSLSTLGSFKNKELIQINCEPITFDLNFKNNQNQILMRCDVENRAECIGSPVYDQPYHVVEERNVCKIVNDIVGDMLRSVEISLSENELYAKDEEESQNHSEDQAFLKFDLSKDKPKKKRSELDKLDVTVIRVSELTESENVDKFCKKSYCQMGCVCLSLLGQHCIKNHCGRADCMFKCSCDFSKYNPLTSLDGNATDLIPGLLNLDSKINSGLAKEEKKFHQTVVVTEQRSILLKSQRRNSKTPKRYAEYFDSVDKKSIDMKKILTVSALRLDCKNVEVWCMIHNLYNCFCKGRFIESIKPDPVSLKETDTLEKVTREKYISKEGSYDSVDELDVSSVDSNDTKYNKDYDERLNTRNKVSHSQEYKWKSSCARIRKFGGKRFVDAYYTEMNKKVKLMEENDQSLHQKMMIHFKAALNKSSNDTSGDVQEISSEPDEPTPAKQAPRMKFTCDTAKHFPNKTKLIGWLEANYKHYKQRIESGNKNIPLEAPKPGKISLYPWEVILERYRMKKNYFVVTMEEPHRIFMAVDLSHPFFNNCININSIPFEDLKKYPMTVSNILHDVDEMKDNFYILCGLPACWELIGSVTKLKEKNDLNQSDSSLNSEVMSSNEVDSPKEETEKTKNEPNSESSSECKWFAMIVEYDFTEIQFQERGFFVKYDNIIKAINVAQVTGKTVRLSSQKKTSEEEYPQFGIYAIPYSNDKRVYIGPYEVDDQLGIEIVERNSSQPMRYSRGVWIYKEKTENSNIIDDPLVCMPDIDNGPIVYLSKNNAPLKKVCPPPAEKEVKNEDKTEQPAPPLAPLSTTVKVLKPIKINKTNGFYRLQSNSSLLKSPIKRVTIMNTAAHMQSPAIIMPTPIIQDTFSLVEPTAVGKVGIPRLTKIKPVAEIAPQQKSAATVSKKATAPRGMLILRPEEINNRLSRSLSNSEVKVEEPAPQPENAMDMDIENFLATSDVCPAPHVLVVSDDEEPAPRPPRDVYIQCLNVPNLGWIKGKKDNEDKLSFEFPGFKYTNYYEEEEAFAKINQVMSRKVYIVKNLVLNWQVVESVKDLLTKDMLKTENLGSDFVLTGSGLRHKRDLLKGGPFKAPAPANKPTPMDVDTDDV is encoded by the exons ATGGATTCCGATTCGAAAGTTTTTTCATCTGATATACAAAGAGGTAAAGAAGACACAGCAAATAATCTATACGAATTGATCAAATTAGTTCCAGCAACACCGTCAACGATAACGATCTCAGATGATCTTGACTCTTGTAATTTTAAACCTGTAACTGGTAAGTTTTTTGAGCCCAAAAAAAGAATTAGAGGAAGTAAAGTTAAAACTGTTAGAGATATTCGTATTGCTTACGAGAGAGACGTAAATGATTACTTGACtgatgatttaattaaacaagaaTCATTTTTACTCAAAAGAATACGATATGGATCATCAAGGCTAGATAACACAATAAAGATTGCAACCAATTTACTGCACGGAGATCAACCTATATCTCGATCAGCATGGCAAATGTTGGCAAACATGAATCCCGACAAGAACAATAATGCAGTTCAGTTTGTTCTATGGAACGGTCAAAAAATTCGTGTAACTGGAAGCAAAGGTGGCGAAAGAAAGTTTCTCTGTAGCTATGACTTGGGCAAAAGAAAATGTTCAAACCACAAAACAATAATGAAAGCAAAAAAAATGCGGCTAAGTTTGCTGAAAAAATCACTAGCAACTAACTTTAAACCGGGTCCCTTATCAAGAAAAAAACAGTTGGATTGTTCCTACCAGAAAAAGAATATCGGTTTCACTAAGACTGTAAAATTACCAAAGATCGGCCTTGATGTAGAGCCGATGTTAGGGGTGTCCGTAGAGCCTACTATTGCAAACATTTTAAACACTATTCGAGATGATGAAGCCGGAAACCTGACTGCAACGTGGGCCTCGTTTTCCTTATCAACTCTTggaagttttaaaaataaggaacttattcaaataaattgcGAACCAATTACTTTTgacttaaattttaaaaacaatcagAATCaaattttgatgcgctgtgaTGTAGAAAATAGAGCAGAGTGCATTGGTTCCCCAGTATACGATCAACCGTACCATGTAGTTGAAGAACGTAACGTTTGCAAAATAGTTAATGATATAGTTGGGGATATGTTAAGATCAGTTGAAATAAGTTTATCTGAAAATGAATTGTACGCTAAAGACGAGGAAGAGAGTCAGAATCATTCTGAAGATCAAGCATTTCTAAAATTCGATCTGTCGAAAGATAAACCAAAGAAAAAAAGGAGTGAATTAGATAAACTTGATGTTACAGTTATAAGAGTTTCCGAGCTCACTGAAAGTGAGAATGTTGAtaagttttgtaaaaaatctTATTGCCAAATGGGTTGTGTTTGTTTATCACTACTTGGCCAACATTGCATAAAAAACCATTGCGGTCGGGCTGATTGCATGTTTAAGTGTAGTTGTGACTTTTCTAAATACAATCCATTAACTAGTTTAGATGGAAATGCTACGGATCTGATCCCGGGTTTGTTGAACCTAGACAGTAAAATAAATTCCGGTCTGGCCAAAGAAGAAAAGAAATTTCATCAGACTGTTGTGGTTACAGAACAAAGAAGTATTTTACTGAAATCTCAAAGAAGAAATTCTAAAACACCTAAGAGATATGCTGAATATTTCGATTCCGTTGATAAAAAAAGCATtgatatgaaaaaaatattgactgTGTCCGCTTTAAGATTAGATTGCAAAAACGTTGAAGTTTGGTGCATGATTCATAATCTTTACAATTGTTTTTGCAAGGGTAGATTTATTGAAAGTATAAAACCAGATCCAGTGAGCTTGAAAGAGACAGATACTTTAGAAAAAGTTACCAGAGAGAAGTATATCTCTAAGGAGGGATCCTATGATTCTGTTGATGAATTAGATGTAAGTTCGGTGGATAGTAATGACacaaaatataacaaagaTTATGATGAGAGACTGAATACTAGAAACAAAGTATCACATTCACAGGAATACAAATGGAAATCTTCATGCGCAAGAATAAGAAAATTTGGTGGCAAACGCTTTGTTGACGCATACTACActgaaatgaataaaaaagtaaagCTTATGGAAGAAAATGACCAAAGTCTTCATCAAAAGATGATGATCCATTTCAAAGCTGCATTAAATAAAAGTTCTAATGATACGTCTGGAGATGTACAAGAAATAAGCAGTGAACCTGATGAGCCAACGCCAGCAAAGCAAGCTCCTCGTATGAAATTCACGTGTGATACCGCAAAGCATTTCCCGAACAAAACAAAGCTGATTGGATGGCTGGAAGCAAATTACAAACATTATAAACAACGAATAGAAAGTGGAAATAAGAACATACCCTTAGAAGCACCTAAACCAGGAAAAATTTCACTGTACCCTTGGGAAGTTATTTTAGAAAGATATAGGATGAAAAAGAATTACTTTGTGGTGACAATGGAAGAACCGCATCGAATTTTTATGGCTGTAGACTTATCTCATCCATTTTTTAACAACTGCATTAACATCAATTCGATTCCATTTGAGGATCTTAAAAAGTACCCTATGacagtttcaaatattttacacgACGTAGATGAAATGAAAGATAACTTCTACATTTTATGTGGATTGCCTGCATGTTGGGAACTGATCGGATCTGTGACAAAATTAAAAGAGAAAAATGATTTGAATCAATCTGACAGTAGTTTAAACAGTGAAGTAATGAGTTCCAACGAAGTGGACAGTCCTAAAGAGGAAActgaaaaaactaaaaatgagCCGAATTCGGAGTCTTCTAGCGAATGCAAGTGGTTCGCGATGATTGTGGAATATGATTTCACTGAAATACAGTTTCAAGAACGTGGTTTCTTTGTTAAATATGATAATATCATAAAAGCTATTAATGTTGCTCAAGTGACTGGGAAGACAGTAAGACTTTCATCACAAAAGAAGACTTCAGAAGAAGAATACCCGCAATTTGGAATCTATGCAATTCCATATTCCAATGACAAGCGTGTATACATAGGTCCATATGAAGTAGATGACCAATTAGGTATTGAAATTGTTGAAAGAAACTCCAGTCAACCAATGAGATATTCTAGGGGAGTCTGGATATACAAagaaaaaactgaaaattcAAACATTATAGATGATCCTTTAGTTTGCATGCCGGATATAGATAATGGCCCAATAGTCTATTTGAGCAAAAATAATGCacctttaaaaaaagtatgtCCACCTCCGGCTGAAAAAGAAGTGAAAAATGAGGATAAAACTGAACAACCGGCTCCACCATTAGCACCCCTCTCCACAACAGTTAAAGTTCTGAAGCCAAtcaaaattaacaaaacaaatgGGTTCTATCGATTACAGTCGAACTCTTCGTTGCTCAAATCACCAATTAAAAGAGTTACTATCATGAATACGGCGGCGCACATGCAGTCTCCAGCAATCATCATGCCTACCCCTATAATACAAGACACGTTTTCACTAGTGGAACCCACGGCAGTGGGAAAGGTTGGCATACCGAGGCTGacgaaaataaaaccagttgcaGAAATTGCTCCTCAACAGAAATCCGCTGCGACGGTCTCAAAGAAAGCAACAGCGCCGAGAGGAATGCTGATATTAAGGCCGGAGGAAATAAACAACAGGCTGAGCCGGTCGCTGTCGAACTCGGAGGTGAAAGTGGAGGAGCCAGCGCCGCAGCCGGAGAACGCAATGGACATGGATATAGAGAACTTCCTGGCCACGTCGGACGTGTGCCCGGCGCCTCACGTGCTGGTGGTGTCGGACGACGAggagcccgcgccgcgcccgccgcgcgaCGTCTACATCCAGTGCCTCAACGTGCCCAACCTCGGCTGGATCAAGGGCAAGAAGGACAACGAAGACAAACTGAGCTTCGAGTTCCCCGGATTTAAATACACCAATTATTACGAGGAGGAAGAGGCGTTCGCTAAAATCAAcca GGTTATGTCCAGAAAAGTATACATAGTGAAAAACCTGGTACTGAACTGGCAAGTGGTGGAAAGTGTGAAAGATCTGCTCACCAAAGACATGTTGAAGACTGAAAATCTCGGGTCAGATTTT GTGCTGACGGGCTCCGGCCTCCGACACAAGCGGGACTTGCTGAAGGGAGGCCCCTTTAAGGCTCCCGCGCCGGCCAACAAACCCACTCCCATGGATGTCGACACCGACGATGTCTGA